CGCAGAAAGGCGACCGCGCCAACGCCACGCCCAACGTCACCATTGTCAACGAAGAGAATGGCGAGACCCTGGCCCGGTATAATGAGATGCTGGGGTACAGCTCTGAATGAAGGATGAAGGCGGAAGGATGAAGGATGAAGGGAACATGTGATGCGTGTTTCCTTTTTCTTTCAGGATGGGTAAAGGATGAAGGGAACATGTGATGCGTGTTTCCTTCTTCTTTCAGGATGGGCAAAGGATGAAGGGAACATGTGATGCATGTTTCCTTCTTCTTTCAGGATGGGCAAAGGATGAAGGGAACATGTGATGCGTGTTTCCTTTTTCTTTTAGGATGGGCAAAGGATGAAGGGAATATGTGATGCGTGTTTCCTTTTTCTTTCAGGATGGGCAACAGAAGCGGCGGGATGGAACCCGCCGCCTAATCAGGGAATGCGATTTTCCCGAGGGCGGGCAGGAGCCCGCCCTCAGTTATGATCTGAATTCTTTCAGAGTTTCAGATGCTTCAGCATCAGGCTCCGGGGCTGAGGCGGTGGGCGGTGACGTCGCGGGGATTGCGGAGGCTTTCGCGGGCGACGACTTCCCAGCGGCGGACGCGTTCACCGGAGGACTTGACGATTTCGGCCAGTTCCTCCAGATTGTGGAAGGGCTTAAGCATATAATCGCTCGCGCCGTGCTCCACGCACTCGATGGCCTTCTCGATGGTGGTGTACGCGGTCATCATGATCACCTGCACGGTGGGGCGGGTTTCCTTGATGCGCTTCAGCAGTTCGATGCCGGTCATCTGCGGCATGTTGATGTCGAGCAGGGCTACGTGATAGCGCTCCTGCCGCACATGCTCGAGCGCGGCGGCGGGATCGGTGCAGGTGGTGACCTCAAAGCCGCGCAGGCTGAAGAAGGTCTCCAGCGCCTGCAGGATATGGTCCTCGTCGTCTACAATCAGAATTCGGAAAGCCATGACTTACCTCACAGAGCGGTTTTATCTTCTATGATCGATTTTTTCAAGCTTACCAGAAAGGCCGCGCCTTCTCCCTTGCGGCTGCGCACCGTAAGATCCCCGCCGAAACGGTGCATGATATCCGAGGAGATGGACAGCCCCAGCCCCGTGCCTTCTCCCTGCGCCCGCGTGGTAAAGTAGGGACGGAAGATCTGCTTCTGCAAGGCGGCATCAATTCCGGGGCCATTGTCCGTTACGGCGATGACGACGCAGTCCTCATCGGTGTGTTCGAGCAGAATGCGAATACAGGCCGGGCCGTCGCCGCGCGCCTGTTTACCGTCGCCGTCGAAGGCGTGACAGGCATTCTCGATCAGGTTGACGAAGACTTGCGAGAGTTCGGACTTGGATGCCCGCACGCGCGGCAGGTCCGGCGGCAGATCCACATCAAGCTGAATCTGCCCGCGCAGAGCCGGCGTGGTGAGCAGCACCGCCTCGGACACGGCTTCGGTGAGGTCTTCATCGCCCACGGTATCATCGTCGTTCTTGCTGAAGGTCTTCAGCGTGTCCAGCACGGTGGCGATGCGGTGGCTGGCCATGTCGATACCGGCGATGGCGCTGTCGATCTTCTGCAGGGCGACGGGCAGCGACAGGGTGCCGATTTTTTTTTGCGGTTCGCGCGCGGCCAGATCATCGAGAATCGGTCGCAGCGCGTCGAACAGGGCCTTCAAGTTGGCCGCATTGACACGGCTGAAGGTATTGGGGTTCTGGATCTCATGGGCGACACCCACCGACAGGTTGCCGATGGTGGCGAGCCGCTCCCGGCGCGCTTCGCGGAGCAAGGCCTGCTCCTGATCGGTTACATCGCGCAGGGCAATCAGCTTGTGATCATCCTTGCCCTCAAGGCCGGTGATTTCTCCTGTCAGAAAGCGTTCGCTCTTGCCGATGACTTCATGGCATTCGAAGCGCGGCTTGCCGTCACGCAGGGCCGATGCCAGGGCCGCCGCCAACGAAGCGCCGAAACTGTCCCGTACCCAGCCGTTCATGCACGAGCGCAGCGCACTGAGCAGCGGCTGACCCAGCCGGCGCCGCAGATGCTCGGCGGAATCGAGGCCGAACAGCGTGGCAAAGGCGCGGTTAACCTTCCACAACGTAATGCCGCTGTCCACGACCATCAGCGCGTCGGGAAGACTGTCGAGAATATCCTTCTCGCGGTCCAGTACGCGGCGTTGCGAGGTGGCAACACGGTAATGCTGAATCAGCGAGGTGGCGTAATGGTCGGGCGGAACCGACGCGTCGAAAATCTCATCCACGCCAAGGTCGGCCAGATCTTCCCCCGCCGGGACCGTTACCTGCGTGGTGACCACCAGGGCCAGGGGCCGCAGCAGGCGCGGCACGCGCACGGCGTCGCAGACGTCCACCAGCGACAGGTCATCCCCGCGATACTGAGCCACGAGGAAGATATGGGGATCGAAATCCTGAAAGTGCACGAGGGCATCCACGCCGTTGTCCAGCCGCCGCACACGGAAGCCCATCCGCTTGGCGACGGACTTGAAGTCCGAGCACCACGGAGTTTCGGCTGATAGTAAAAGCACGCGGCAGGGTCCGTCACCACCGTTGTTGGCGGGGACCAAGGGCATACCGGGTGTGGGTAAACTGTTGTGAGCTGCCGACAAGCGTACTCTTGGGAGTAAAGTCCGGGGTGTCCTGCAAACGGGTGCAAGGAGAGTGCCAGAAGAAAGGATGAAGGCGGAAGGATGAGGGATGAAGCGTGCGAGGCGGGTCCGGGAACTTGCGACGGGCATAGGTGGTAAGAACGGCGGTGTGATTGAGCGGGAGAGGCAAAGCGGCAGCAGGGCCGCGCCACTCACCGGCACGTTTGGGAAGAAAGGCGCGTTCTATGTGCAAGAGCCTGTATTCGATTAATCTGCAGGACATCGCGCTGGTCGTGGCGGTGGGGTACAGGGACAATCTTATATAAGATTCTACTTGACTTGGGCCAAACAAAGCGGTTATATTAGGGCCGCTTTGATTATGAAGAAATCGTCTTCGGCAATCAGCGCGGCGCACGACAATCGGAATCTACACAGTTTCTTGCATCCGGAACCGACGGCGCACGGAATGGTCGCCGGGGCCATGCAGGTAAATTGCTAAGAGATAATAGTTTACAATACTCTTATGGCCAAGATCTGCCTGAGCGAGGTCTTCGCCGCAGGTGTATTGTGGTTCAAAAAGTCCTATCTCGAAGCAAAGTGGGTCCTATGCTCCAGTGGTGGAGTGGCGGGACCTAAGGAGTCCTTATGTCGCCGACAGCGACCCGAAACTCGCGCGCCGTGAAACGGACAGCAAAGACTGCCGAGAGCAAATCTTCAGCGAAGAAAGTTGTTCCGCCTTCCAAGAAGGCCACCAAAGCGGTGGCCCCGGCGGCAGGTCGGGCTAAACCGGCGGCGAAAGCCGTGCGTACGGTGCCGATGCCCGCACCGAAGCCTGCCGTCAGGAAGCCGGACGTAAGCGTCAAAAGCAAGCTTGTCAAAAGCGCGCCTCCGTTAAAGAAAAAATTAGTGGTGGATGTGGAGAAACCGAAGAAGAAAATAGAGGACGTGGCTCCGGAAGAAAAGCTGGACCACACGCCCAAGACCAAGGCGGCCAAGGCGGAGGCCGAGCCGTCACCGAAGAAGACCATCAAGCCGGCGCTGAAAGCTCCGGCAGACGAGCCGATGTCCGGTGACGACGAGGATACGCCGAAGAGCCTGCGAGGACGCAAGCCGAAAGCCGAGAGCGGGGACAAGCCCGGGCGCGAGAAGGGTGGACGCGCTTCCAAGATGAAGCCGCTGGATCCCATCGATGAATTCCTGGCCGATGATGTGCCGGTGGCCGACGACATCGACGAGGAAGATGCGGTTATTCCGGAGGATCTGTCCGAACTGGATCCGCTGGATCTCCCGCTGGCGTTGCTTGACCCGGAACTGGTGGAAGTCCCCCGTCCTGCAGGACCGGTGCGTCCCAAGCCGAAACCGCGTGTGGAACGGAATCCCAAGCAGTGTGCCGGATGCGGCAACATGTTCACCTGGTTGTCCGTCGACCAGCTCTGCTTCAACTGTCTGAAGAAGAAGCTGGCTGCCAAGAAGCGCGAGGATGAAGCCTACGGCGGATTTACCCCGGAAGCCGAAGAAGACGACGGCGGAGACTGAGCGAAAAGCTGAAATCAGAGTGGAAGATAAGAGAAGAGGCCGCGATTGCTCGGGGCCTCTTCTCTTATTCGGGGATGGGCAGGCGGTCAGCGTTTGGCCATCTGCACCCGTTCAAGGATAATCTGAGTGGGACCTTCGCGGTCAGGGAGTTGCACGAGGTTGGCGTCATCGAAGACCACCGGCACCGGATCGGTATCGAAATAGCCAGTGCAATGGACCACATAGCGGACGGTGACAATACCTGAAAGATGGCCGTACGTGTGCAGCTCATTACTCCCCGAGCGGCAGGCAACGGTCGATTCCGAGTGCTCCGGTTCGACGGAGAAGGTGGCCTCGGGGCAGCCCGTCACCGGATTCCCGGATGCTGCATCTACGACTTCAAGTTCGAGAATCCACAAGGGATAGGGCAGGCCGTCACTGCTGCGGGTCGGATGCTTACAGCCGATCATCGACGCCAGCAGAAGGATCAGAACTACACAGGATGCTGTTCTCATAGGATATGACTCCCGCTTCGCCTTCGCTACTTGCCCGGATGCGCAAAACTGCCCAAACCGTCCGCGAGCCCTCACGCACAATATACAACAGAAATCAGGAAAACGGAAATTGCCGGGCCGTGAGGGTCAGAGACCTTGGCACAGGCACTTCGTTCCTGCTATGCTATCTTCTCCACTCCAGAAGTTTGCTTAAGAATTTGGCCATAGAGGGGGTGATGAAGGAGCGGCGGTAGAGGTCGCCGGCGCGTTTGATGATCTCGGACTCGGTGGGGTAAGGGTGGATATCCGAAGCAAGAGACGACAGGCGCACATTATGGTTCATGGCGAGAATCAGTTCTCCCATCAGTTCGCAGGCGCGCACCGACACGATGGTGGCGCCGCGAATCGCGCCGCGGATGTCATAGTGGATCTTGAACAGCCCGCCGTCATTGCCGTCGATGATCGAACGGTCGGCCTCATCGAGGGGGATGGTCATGGTATGCAAATGGTCTTTGGCGGCGTCCAGTTCCTGTACTCCAACATGCGCGCATTGGGGATCGGTGAAGGTGCACCACGGCACGAGCAGATTGGCGACCCGGTCCGTGCCGAAGAACAGCGCATTGGCGATAACGATTCGCGCCAGAGCGTCGGCAGCATGGGTAAACTTGTAGTGCGAGCAGCAGTCTCCGGCGGCGTAGACGTGCGGGTTGGTGGTGCGCAGCAATCCATTGACCACGATCCCGCTCTCATCGGCGCGGATGCTGGCCGCATCGAGATTCAGATGCTCCGTATTGGGGACGCGGCCCGTGGCGACCAGCACGTGGCTGCAGGGATCGGCAAACCAGTGGCCATTCATGGCCGAATGGATCGTGCCTTCGACGTGGCTGTTCTCGGACCGCACTTCATCACACCCCAGGCGAAAAATTACGCCGTCGGCTTCGAGCGCCTGCTGAACCAGCGCCGACGCGTCGCGGTCTTCAAGAGGCAGGCATTGTTGCTGCTTTTCATAGACGATCACGCTGCTGCCCAGCCGGGCAAAGCACTGTGCCATCTCACAGCCTAAAGGTCCGGCGCCGATCACGGCGAGACGGCGCGGCAGCTCCCGCAGGCAGAACAGCGTGTCATAGGTCAGCGCGTTGAGGCCTTCGAGGCCCGGCACGCCGGACGGCGCAGGGCGCGCGCCGGTGGCAATGACGGCGCGGGCAAAGTGCAGCACCTGGCCGTTCACCGCAATGTGGGAGCGGTCCGTAAACCGGCCTTCACCGGTGAAAACATCGACGCCTTTGTCGAGGAAGGTCTCGACACTGCGCGCTGCGCTCAATCGCCCCTGAACGGTCTGCACGCGCTGCATGACTGCCGGGAAGTCCACGTCGAAGCCACCCTGAAGCTGAATGCCGAACTGTGCGCCGCGGCGCATTTCCGATGCGCTGCGCGCGGCGCGAATCAGGGCTTTGGAAGGCACCGAGCCCGCATGCAGGCTATTGCCGCCGAGGGCATTCTTCTCGATCAACGCCACATGGGCGCCAAGGGATGCCGCACCGGATGCACAGGCCATGCCTGCCGGTCCGCCGCCGATCACCACGAGATTATAGCGCGGTCGAGGCTCCCTCGGATTCAGACGGCCACGGGAGTCGGATTCGGCCTTTATTGGGGGAGTAACTGAGTCAGTCTGTGTCATCGGCGGAGAGGCGGCAAAAGGGGAGGGATTGCGGTTGTTGCGGAAGTTTCATAGATTGCAAATATAACAGAAAATGCTCGTTCTGCAAGAGAATTCTTGTCCCTATGATCGGATGCTCAAGGAGAAGCGCATGCGTGCCTGGGTGTTGACCGAACCGAAGCCCGTGGCGGAAAAGCCGCTACGACTGGTAGACAAGCCTGTGCCCAAGCCGGGTCACGGAGAAGTGCGGCTCAGAGTTTTGGTGTGTGGGATTTGCCGCACGGATCTGCACATTGTGGCCGGGGAGATACCGCTGCCCAAGCTGCCGATTACGCCGGGGCATCAGGTGGTGGCCGTAGTGGATGAATTAGGCGCAGGAGTTCATGGTTTGAAGGTGGGGCAGCGGGTAGGCGCGCCGTGGCTGGCGTGGACGGACGGCACCTGCTGGTACTGCGCCCATGAGCGGGAAAATCTCTGTGATCACGGCAAATTCAACGGCCAGCACTGCGACGGCGGCTATGCGGAATACATGCTGGCGCATGCGGCTTTTGTGTATCCGTTACCCGAGGATTTCGATGAGTTGCATGCCGCGCCGCTGATGTGTTCGGGGGTGATCGGCTACCGGGCTTTGAAACTCGCGCAGGTGCCGGAGAATGGCAAAGTGGGTCTGTATGGCTTCGGCTCTTCGGCGCACATTACGATTCAGGTAGCCCGGCATCTCGGGGCGGAGTGCTATGTGATTACCCGTGGGGAGAAGGGGCAGGAGTTCGCGCTGGAATTGGGAGCGGCGTGGGCGGGAGGGCCGGAGGACACGCCGCCGGTGCCACTGGACAGTGTGGTCATTTTTGCTCCAGCCGGTGAACTGGTCCCGCTGGCTCTCAAGCATATTCGCCGTGGCGGGATTGTGACCTCGGCGGGGATTCACATGAGCAACATCCCGGAATTTCCCTATGAAATCCTCTGGGGAGAACGCGTGATCCGCAGTGTGGCCAATTCGACGCGGGAGGATGTGCGCGAACTGCTGGAGATTGCGGCGGAGATCCATCTGAAGCCTGAAGTGGAAGAGTTCGATTTCGACCATCTGAACGATCACCTGCTGGCCTTTGACCGTGGAAAAGTTAAGGGCACGGGTGTGATTAGAGTGGGAAAGTAGGAAGAAGAGCGAAACGCGGAAAAGGCGAAAAGCGAAAACGGAGCCACGAAACAGTAGCTCCTTGTTTTCGCTTTTTTCCTTTCACCCCTTGCCTTTTGATGATGAATAGCGTAACTTTGGATAAGATAGGAGTCTTGCCCGCAGAGATGCACGGATTTCGATGGCTTTATTAAACCCTGCCTTTACTTCCTGCCATTATCAGCAAGACGCTTTAGATTTGCCCCACCATTTGACCGTGCTCCAGCTTTCCGCACCTGAAAGGACTCCCGTGCGCTTTGCCCTCCATGTGGCTCTGCTCTGTTTGCTTTTACCCGCCACAGCCCTCCTTGCCGATGACTTCTCCGATTTCCACATTCCTCCGCACCGCTTGTACACTGTGACCGGCTCGGCGTCG
This genomic stretch from bacterium harbors:
- a CDS encoding response regulator gives rise to the protein MAFRILIVDDEDHILQALETFFSLRGFEVTTCTDPAAALEHVRQERYHVALLDINMPQMTGIELLKRIKETRPTVQVIMMTAYTTIEKAIECVEHGASDYMLKPFHNLEELAEIVKSSGERVRRWEVVARESLRNPRDVTAHRLSPGA
- a CDS encoding ATP-binding protein yields the protein MLLLSAETPWCSDFKSVAKRMGFRVRRLDNGVDALVHFQDFDPHIFLVAQYRGDDLSLVDVCDAVRVPRLLRPLALVVTTQVTVPAGEDLADLGVDEIFDASVPPDHYATSLIQHYRVATSQRRVLDREKDILDSLPDALMVVDSGITLWKVNRAFATLFGLDSAEHLRRRLGQPLLSALRSCMNGWVRDSFGASLAAALASALRDGKPRFECHEVIGKSERFLTGEITGLEGKDDHKLIALRDVTDQEQALLREARRERLATIGNLSVGVAHEIQNPNTFSRVNAANLKALFDALRPILDDLAAREPQKKIGTLSLPVALQKIDSAIAGIDMASHRIATVLDTLKTFSKNDDDTVGDEDLTEAVSEAVLLTTPALRGQIQLDVDLPPDLPRVRASKSELSQVFVNLIENACHAFDGDGKQARGDGPACIRILLEHTDEDCVVIAVTDNGPGIDAALQKQIFRPYFTTRAQGEGTGLGLSISSDIMHRFGGDLTVRSRKGEGAAFLVSLKKSIIEDKTAL
- a CDS encoding mercuric reductase, producing MTQTDSVTPPIKAESDSRGRLNPREPRPRYNLVVIGGGPAGMACASGAASLGAHVALIEKNALGGNSLHAGSVPSKALIRAARSASEMRRGAQFGIQLQGGFDVDFPAVMQRVQTVQGRLSAARSVETFLDKGVDVFTGEGRFTDRSHIAVNGQVLHFARAVIATGARPAPSGVPGLEGLNALTYDTLFCLRELPRRLAVIGAGPLGCEMAQCFARLGSSVIVYEKQQQCLPLEDRDASALVQQALEADGVIFRLGCDEVRSENSHVEGTIHSAMNGHWFADPCSHVLVATGRVPNTEHLNLDAASIRADESGIVVNGLLRTTNPHVYAAGDCCSHYKFTHAADALARIVIANALFFGTDRVANLLVPWCTFTDPQCAHVGVQELDAAKDHLHTMTIPLDEADRSIIDGNDGGLFKIHYDIRGAIRGATIVSVRACELMGELILAMNHNVRLSSLASDIHPYPTESEIIKRAGDLYRRSFITPSMAKFLSKLLEWRR
- a CDS encoding zinc-dependent alcohol dehydrogenase family protein; translation: MRAWVLTEPKPVAEKPLRLVDKPVPKPGHGEVRLRVLVCGICRTDLHIVAGEIPLPKLPITPGHQVVAVVDELGAGVHGLKVGQRVGAPWLAWTDGTCWYCAHERENLCDHGKFNGQHCDGGYAEYMLAHAAFVYPLPEDFDELHAAPLMCSGVIGYRALKLAQVPENGKVGLYGFGSSAHITIQVARHLGAECYVITRGEKGQEFALELGAAWAGGPEDTPPVPLDSVVIFAPAGELVPLALKHIRRGGIVTSAGIHMSNIPEFPYEILWGERVIRSVANSTREDVRELLEIAAEIHLKPEVEEFDFDHLNDHLLAFDRGKVKGTGVIRVGK